The Ancylobacter sp. WKF20 genome contains a region encoding:
- the ccoS gene encoding cbb3-type cytochrome oxidase assembly protein CcoS, translating to MTILLYLVPAALGLGLLGLLAFLWSLRSGQYDDLDGAALRVLNDDDLAPPAQGPRRP from the coding sequence ATGACCATCCTGCTCTATCTGGTCCCCGCCGCCCTCGGCCTCGGGCTTCTCGGCCTGCTCGCCTTCCTGTGGTCGCTGCGCAGCGGGCAATATGACGATCTCGACGGCGCCGCGCTGCGGGTGCTGAACGATGACGACCTCGCCCCGCCGGCCCAAGGCCCGAGGCGGCCATGA
- the hrpB gene encoding ATP-dependent helicase HrpB, with protein sequence MRAFDLPLPIDDALPGLTAALRARNAAVLVAPPGAGKTTRVPLALLDEPWVEGRKILVLEPRRIAARAAAERMAATLGESAGQTVGYRARFGSKVGRATRIEVITEGIFTRMMLDDPELSGVAAVLFDEFHERSLDADLGLALALDAQGALREDLRLLVMSATLDGARVARLLGADAPVIESLGRAFPVETRYLGRDPRAPIDRQIAEAVQRALASEAGSILAFLPGAGEIRRTERLLREAIRDPSVDIAPLYGALDPREQDLAIAPSPAGRRKVVLATSIAETSLTIEGVRVVIDSGFARVPRFEPGVGLTRLETVRVSRAAADQRRGRAGRTAPGVCLRLWNEPETASLPAFAAPEILAADLSRLVLDLAVWGVREPGALAFLDPPPDAAWREAQTLLRTLGALDAHGQASERGRAMARLPLEPRLARMVIDGAARGAGLLAGRIAAIVSERGLGGDGVDLAHRLDGFARDNGRRTEEARRLAERWAREAEGLASRAQHHDTSPSPAALLALAFPDRVARARGDGRRFVLANGRGAAIDTAAALARAPYLAVAELTGTADEARILLAAELTEAELEAEFGDAITQAVETSFDTAAGALRARQLRRLGGLVLAERPAAVKAGPETARALAQAAQARGLERLGWSDHQRQWLDRVRFLHARLPETWPDLSWEQMAETVEDWLAPQLDGATSLTQIDASRLGQALTALLPWDLAARLDAEAPTHIEVPTGSKIPVDYAAEGGPMLSVRVQELFGLKTHPSLAQGRVPLTLALLSPAHRPIQLTRDLPAFWAGSWRDVRADMRGRYPRHPWPDDPANAEPTRRAKPRS encoded by the coding sequence ATGCGCGCCTTCGACCTGCCCCTCCCCATTGACGACGCCCTGCCCGGACTGACCGCCGCCCTGCGCGCGCGCAACGCCGCCGTGCTGGTCGCCCCGCCCGGCGCCGGCAAGACGACGCGCGTGCCGCTCGCCTTGCTCGACGAGCCGTGGGTCGAAGGCCGCAAGATCCTCGTGCTGGAGCCCCGCCGCATCGCCGCCCGCGCCGCCGCCGAGCGCATGGCCGCGACGCTGGGCGAGAGCGCGGGCCAGACGGTCGGCTACCGCGCCCGCTTCGGTTCCAAGGTCGGCCGCGCGACCCGCATCGAGGTCATCACCGAGGGCATCTTCACCCGCATGATGCTGGACGACCCGGAGCTGTCCGGCGTCGCCGCCGTGCTGTTCGACGAGTTCCACGAGCGCAGCCTCGACGCCGATCTCGGCCTTGCCCTCGCCCTCGACGCCCAGGGGGCGCTGCGCGAGGATTTGCGGCTTCTGGTCATGTCCGCGACGCTGGACGGCGCCCGTGTCGCCCGCCTGCTCGGAGCCGACGCGCCGGTGATCGAGAGCCTCGGCCGCGCCTTTCCGGTCGAGACCCGCTATCTCGGCCGCGACCCGCGCGCGCCCATCGACCGGCAGATCGCGGAGGCGGTGCAGCGCGCGCTCGCCAGCGAGGCCGGCTCCATCCTCGCCTTCCTGCCCGGCGCCGGCGAGATCCGCCGCACCGAGCGCCTGCTGCGCGAGGCGATCCGCGACCCGTCGGTGGACATCGCCCCGCTCTACGGCGCGCTCGACCCGCGCGAGCAGGACCTTGCCATCGCGCCCTCGCCGGCCGGGCGGCGCAAGGTGGTGCTGGCGACCTCCATCGCCGAGACCAGCCTGACCATAGAGGGCGTGCGGGTCGTCATCGACAGCGGGTTTGCCCGCGTGCCGCGCTTCGAGCCGGGCGTCGGGCTGACGCGGCTGGAGACGGTGCGGGTCTCACGCGCCGCCGCCGACCAGCGCCGGGGTCGCGCCGGACGCACGGCGCCCGGCGTGTGCCTGCGGCTCTGGAACGAGCCGGAAACGGCGAGCCTGCCGGCCTTCGCCGCGCCGGAAATCCTCGCCGCCGACCTCTCCCGCCTCGTGCTCGACCTCGCCGTCTGGGGCGTGCGCGAGCCGGGGGCGCTGGCCTTTCTCGATCCGCCGCCCGACGCGGCCTGGCGGGAGGCGCAGACGCTGCTGCGCACGCTCGGCGCGCTCGATGCCCACGGGCAGGCGAGCGAGCGCGGCCGGGCCATGGCGCGCCTGCCACTGGAGCCGCGCCTCGCCCGCATGGTGATCGACGGCGCCGCGCGGGGCGCCGGGCTCTTGGCGGGCCGCATTGCCGCCATCGTGTCGGAACGCGGGCTGGGCGGGGATGGCGTCGACCTCGCCCACCGGCTGGACGGCTTCGCGCGCGACAACGGACGGCGGACGGAGGAAGCGCGACGCCTCGCCGAGCGCTGGGCCCGGGAGGCCGAGGGCCTCGCCAGCCGCGCGCAGCATCATGATACCTCACCCTCCCCCGCTGCCCTGCTGGCGCTGGCCTTTCCCGACCGCGTGGCGCGGGCGCGCGGCGACGGGCGGCGCTTCGTGCTGGCCAATGGGCGCGGCGCCGCGATCGACACCGCCGCGGCGCTGGCCCGCGCGCCCTATCTCGCCGTGGCGGAGCTGACCGGCACGGCGGATGAGGCGCGCATCCTGCTGGCGGCGGAGCTCACCGAGGCGGAGCTGGAAGCCGAGTTCGGCGACGCCATCACGCAGGCCGTCGAGACCAGCTTCGACACCGCCGCCGGCGCGCTACGGGCCCGGCAGCTGCGCCGCCTCGGCGGGCTGGTGCTCGCCGAGCGCCCGGCAGCGGTGAAGGCCGGGCCGGAGACGGCGCGGGCACTCGCGCAGGCGGCGCAGGCGCGGGGGCTGGAACGGCTCGGCTGGTCGGATCACCAGCGTCAATGGCTCGACCGGGTGCGCTTCCTCCATGCCCGCCTGCCGGAGACCTGGCCGGACCTGTCCTGGGAGCAGATGGCGGAGACGGTGGAGGACTGGCTGGCCCCGCAGCTCGACGGGGCGACCAGCCTCACGCAGATCGACGCCAGCCGCCTCGGTCAGGCGCTGACCGCGCTGCTGCCGTGGGATCTCGCCGCCCGGCTCGACGCGGAGGCGCCGACCCATATCGAGGTGCCAACGGGTAGCAAAATACCCGTCGACTACGCCGCCGAGGGCGGGCCGATGCTGAGC
- the phnX gene encoding phosphonoacetaldehyde hydrolase: MLKALILDWAGTAVDFGSRAPMGAFVEAFARFGVTVSIEEARGPMGLPKRDHVASLIYSPAIAPRWQEAHGAAPTEADVDRVLAVFEPLNVEVIPRHADLIPGLLDVVAEARRRGMKIGSTTGYTRPIMEKLMPLAASAGYAPDNVVCAGDLAAGRPSPLMMYRTFADIGVWPPSACVKLDDTEPGIAEGLAAGTWTVGLALSGNAAGLSKAELDRLSPDERAALRKRATDKLAGAGAHFVIDTVADLLPVLDAIEARLAAGLRP, from the coding sequence ATGCTCAAGGCGCTGATTCTGGACTGGGCCGGCACGGCCGTTGATTTCGGCTCGCGCGCCCCGATGGGCGCCTTTGTCGAAGCCTTCGCGCGCTTCGGCGTGACGGTCTCCATCGAGGAGGCGCGTGGGCCGATGGGCCTGCCCAAGCGCGACCATGTGGCGAGCCTGATCTACAGCCCGGCCATCGCGCCGCGCTGGCAGGAGGCGCACGGCGCTGCCCCGACCGAGGCCGATGTCGATCGTGTGCTCGCCGTGTTCGAGCCGCTCAATGTCGAAGTCATTCCGCGCCATGCCGACCTCATTCCCGGCCTGCTCGACGTGGTCGCGGAAGCCCGCCGGCGCGGCATGAAGATCGGCTCCACCACGGGCTATACCCGCCCGATCATGGAAAAGCTGATGCCGCTCGCCGCCAGCGCCGGCTATGCGCCGGACAATGTGGTCTGCGCCGGCGATCTCGCGGCGGGGCGGCCGAGCCCGTTGATGATGTACCGCACCTTCGCCGATATCGGCGTGTGGCCGCCGAGCGCCTGCGTGAAGCTCGACGATACCGAGCCGGGCATCGCCGAAGGGCTGGCGGCCGGCACCTGGACGGTGGGTCTGGCTTTGTCCGGTAATGCCGCCGGCCTCTCCAAGGCCGAGCTCGACCGGCTCTCGCCGGATGAGCGCGCCGCGCTGCGCAAGCGCGCGACCGACAAGCTCGCGGGTGCGGGCGCGCATTTCGTCATCGACACGGTGGCGGACCTGCTGCCGGTGCTCGACGCCATCGAGGCACGCCTTGCCGCCGGGCTGCGGCCCTGA
- a CDS encoding TIGR03364 family FAD-dependent oxidoreductase: MSHSYDLAIVGAGVVGLGHAIAALRRGLKVVVIDRDAQANGASIRNFGFVTVTGQQRGECWRRAVRSRDIWAEIAPQAGIEVIHRGLLVAGRRPEAMPVLEAFRATEMGEGCELLTPDEARARLPALTGELSGALWSPHDMRVESRHAIPKLAAWLAGQGVTFRRETAVTGVEPGKVHTSGGTVTAARIVVAPGDDFHTLFEDRFKLYGVTRCKLHMLRVSDPALGTLPGSVMTDLSLGRYLGYAELPEAEPLKRRLAVEQAAHLEHGVHLIVVQSADGSLVVGDSHHYGATPDPFAPEFVDELILDEYAALFGRRPHVTERWIGTYASASDRLAFIDRPHDDIRLVVVTSGTGASTGFAIAEEAVAELFG; encoded by the coding sequence ATGTCGCACAGCTATGATCTCGCCATTGTCGGCGCGGGAGTCGTTGGTCTGGGTCACGCGATCGCGGCGCTGCGGCGCGGGCTCAAGGTGGTGGTGATCGACCGTGACGCGCAGGCTAATGGCGCCTCGATCCGCAATTTCGGTTTCGTCACCGTCACCGGCCAGCAGCGCGGCGAATGCTGGCGTCGCGCGGTGCGCTCGCGCGACATCTGGGCCGAGATCGCGCCCCAGGCCGGCATCGAGGTCATCCATCGCGGCCTGCTGGTCGCCGGGCGCCGGCCCGAGGCGATGCCGGTGCTGGAAGCCTTCCGGGCGACGGAAATGGGCGAGGGCTGCGAGCTGCTCACGCCCGACGAGGCCCGCGCACGCCTTCCGGCACTCACCGGCGAGCTTTCCGGCGCGCTGTGGAGCCCGCACGACATGCGGGTGGAATCGCGCCACGCCATCCCCAAACTCGCCGCGTGGCTTGCCGGGCAGGGCGTCACCTTCCGCCGCGAGACTGCAGTAACCGGCGTCGAGCCCGGCAAGGTCCACACCTCCGGCGGCACCGTCACCGCGGCGCGCATCGTTGTCGCGCCGGGCGATGATTTTCACACGCTGTTCGAGGATCGCTTCAAGCTCTACGGCGTCACCCGCTGCAAGCTGCACATGCTGCGCGTCAGCGATCCCGCGCTTGGCACGCTGCCCGGCTCGGTGATGACCGACCTCTCGCTCGGCCGCTATCTGGGCTATGCGGAACTGCCCGAGGCCGAGCCGCTGAAGCGCCGCCTGGCCGTTGAGCAGGCCGCGCATCTGGAGCATGGCGTTCATCTCATCGTCGTGCAGTCGGCCGATGGTTCACTGGTGGTGGGTGACAGTCATCATTATGGCGCCACGCCCGATCCCTTCGCGCCGGAGTTCGTCGATGAGCTGATCCTGGACGAATATGCCGCGCTGTTCGGGCGCCGGCCGCACGTCACGGAACGCTGGATCGGCACCTATGCCTCGGCGAGCGACCGGCTCGCCTTCATCGACCGGCCGCATGACGACATCCGCCTCGTGGTGGTGACCAGCGGCACCGGCGCTTCCACCGGCTTTGCCATCGCCGAGGAAGCGGTGGCGGAGCTGTTCGGCTGA
- a CDS encoding aspartate aminotransferase family protein: MSVAYDYDLATTTPNDLEAFWMGFTANRAFKRRPRMVSKAKDMHYYTPEGRAILDGSAGLWCSNAGHNRAPIVAAIQKQAAEMDFAPTFQFGHPLAFKAASRIAELAPGDLDHVFFCNSGSEAGDTALKIALAFHAVTGKGTRTRLIGRERGYHGVGFGGITVGGISPNRRFFGSLLAGADHLPHTYDREKQAFSKGEPEWGAERAEALEGIVALHDAQTIAAVIVEPMAGSTGGLPAPKGYLKRLREICDKYGILLIFDEVITGFGRLGFPFAAERYGVVPDMITFAKGVTSGAVPMGGVIVRKHIYDTFMNGPEHVIELFHGYTYSGHPLACAASLATLDVYRDEALFERSRAMEPIFADAVMSLKGKPGVLDIRTVGLVAAFDMAPKPETPGKRGYEAMEHGFHEQDVMFRVTGDTIAVSPPLIISESQVGELVEKIGRTIDAVM; this comes from the coding sequence ATGTCCGTCGCCTATGATTACGATCTCGCCACCACCACCCCGAACGACCTCGAGGCGTTCTGGATGGGCTTCACCGCGAACCGCGCCTTCAAGCGCCGCCCGCGCATGGTGTCCAAGGCGAAGGACATGCACTATTACACGCCGGAGGGCCGGGCGATCCTCGACGGTTCCGCCGGCCTGTGGTGCTCCAATGCCGGCCACAACCGCGCGCCCATCGTCGCCGCGATCCAGAAGCAGGCGGCGGAGATGGACTTCGCCCCGACCTTCCAGTTCGGCCACCCGCTGGCCTTCAAGGCGGCCTCGCGCATTGCCGAGCTGGCGCCGGGCGATCTCGATCATGTGTTCTTCTGCAACTCCGGCTCCGAAGCCGGCGACACCGCGCTGAAGATCGCGCTGGCCTTCCATGCCGTGACCGGCAAGGGCACCCGCACCCGCCTCATCGGCCGCGAGCGCGGCTATCACGGCGTCGGCTTCGGCGGCATCACGGTCGGCGGCATCTCGCCGAACCGCCGCTTCTTCGGCAGCCTGCTGGCCGGCGCCGACCACCTGCCGCACACCTATGACCGCGAGAAGCAGGCCTTCTCCAAGGGCGAGCCGGAATGGGGCGCCGAGCGCGCCGAGGCGCTGGAGGGCATCGTCGCCCTGCATGACGCGCAGACCATCGCCGCCGTCATCGTCGAGCCGATGGCCGGCTCCACCGGCGGCCTGCCCGCGCCCAAGGGCTATCTCAAGCGCCTGCGCGAGATCTGCGACAAGTACGGCATCCTGCTGATCTTCGACGAAGTCATCACCGGCTTCGGCCGCCTCGGCTTCCCCTTCGCCGCCGAGCGCTACGGCGTGGTGCCGGACATGATCACCTTCGCCAAGGGCGTGACCTCCGGCGCGGTGCCGATGGGCGGCGTGATCGTGCGCAAGCACATCTACGACACCTTCATGAACGGCCCGGAGCATGTGATCGAGCTGTTCCACGGCTACACCTATTCCGGCCATCCGCTGGCCTGCGCCGCCTCGCTGGCGACGTTGGACGTCTACCGCGACGAAGCCCTGTTCGAGCGCTCCCGCGCCATGGAGCCGATCTTCGCCGACGCGGTGATGAGCCTGAAGGGCAAGCCCGGCGTGCTCGACATCCGCACCGTCGGCCTGGTCGCCGCCTTCGACATGGCCCCCAAGCCCGAGACCCCCGGCAAGCGCGGCTATGAGGCGATGGAGCACGGCTTCCACGAGCAGGACGTGATGTTCCGCGTCACCGGCGACACCATCGCGGTGAGCCCGCCGCTCATCATCAGCGAGTCGCAGGTGGGTGAACTGGTCGAGAAGATCGGCCGGACCATCGACGCGGTGATGTAA